Within the Gordonia westfalica genome, the region CGCGGTCGGTGGCCACCGGACGACCGCACAGGGTCGGCGAAACGATCATCCCTTGGGGACCTTGGCGGCGGCCACGTCGTCGGGGTAATCCTCGTAGTACTCCACGTAGCCCTTCTCCTTGCCGACCAGCACATAGACCTTATCGGCCTCGGCGTCGGCATAACCTTCCTTACGGAGTTCGACTTTACGGTTCTTGAACGTCGAGGTCTGCTCGAAGTCGTCGACGATCCGCACGAACAGCGGCACCGCATAGGACGGCAGCGCCTTGTAGAGGTGCTCGGCGAGCCGTTTCGGCTCGAGGTCGGCTCCGTCGCGCAACTTGATCGCCACCATTCCGGCGCGGCCGTCGGTGCCGGGCACCTCGACGCCGTAGGCCACCGACTGTGCCACCGCGTCGTAGGAATCGACCGCACCCTCGACCTCGGTGGTGGCGACGTTCTCGCCCTTCCAGCGGAAGGTGTCGCCGAGCCGGTCGACGAAGGCGATGTGCGCGAAGCCCTGGTCGCGGACCAGGTCACCCGAGTTGAAGTACGCGTCGCCCTTCTTGAAGGCGTCACGCACGATCTTCTTCTCGGTCTCCTCCTCGTCGGTGTAGCCGTCGACCGGCACCCGGTCGGAGATCTGCGCGAGGAGCAGACCGGTGCCGCCTCTGCCGACCTGGGTCAGCCGGCCGTCTGCGTTGCGCTTGGGGTTGCCCTCCTCGTCGTACTCCACGATCTTGTACGGCAGCGGGCAGAACCCGGCCGTCTTGTCGACGGTGAAGGCGTTGACGAAGGCCAGGTTGAGTTCGCTGGCGCCGTAGAACTCGACGACGCGGTCCACGCCGAACCGCTCGCGGAACTCGTCCCAGATGTCGGGTCGCATCCCGTTGCCGACGACGGTGTGGACCGAGTGCTGCCGGTCGGTGGGCTTCTCGGGCTGCGCCAGCAGGTAGCGGCACAGTTCGCCGATGTAGCAGAAGGCGGTGGCGCGGTTGAGGATCACGTCGTCCCAGAACTTCGACGCCGAGAACGAACGGCCGATCGCGAAGCATGCCCCCGACGCCAGCACCGACGACAGCGACACCGACAGCGCGTTGTTGTGGTAGAGCGGCAGCGGCACGTACAAGGTGTCGCTGTGGCGCAGGCGGACCGCGAGGCCACCGATCCCGGAGAAGCTGGCCAGCCAGCGGTTGTGGCTCATCACGCTGGCCTTGGGCATCCCAGTGGTGCCCGAGGTGAAGATGTAGAAGGCCTTGGTCGAGGCCGGCAGCTGCGCGGTGATCTCCGGGTCGGCGTCCGGCTTCCCCTCGGCGGCGACGTCGAATTCCGCGAAGTCGTAGACATGCTCGGGCAGCGCCGATTCCGGGATCGACTCGAAGGTCTCGGCACAGTCCGGATCGTGGACAAGGACCTTGGCCCCGAGCAGCTTGACCGAGTGTTCGAGGACGTCACCGCGCTGGTTGTAGTTGAGCATCCCGGCGATCGCGCCGAGCTTCACCGTCGCCAGCATCAGCAACAGATCGGTGGTGTTGTTCTTGGAGAGCAGCGCCACCACGTCGCCCTTCCCGACACCGGCCTCGGAAAGGACTGCGGCGTAACGGTTCACCCGGCGATTGGCCTCGCCGTAGGTGGTCGTGCGTCCTTCGAACCGGACGAACGGGCGATCCGGATGCGCACTCGCGTGCTTCTGGAACACCGACCCGATGGTCTTCTTGGCCTCCGGTGGCCGCCGGATCAGCCCCGGTGCGTGCTTGATCATCCCGGTCGCGTGTGGCGCCATCTTCACCACGCCGCGAAGGAGATCCCCCACCCCGACGGTCTTCACCGCGTCCTTCGACGGACTCCCGTTGCTCGAGTCGTCCGTTGTCGCGTCCTTCTGGACGTCCTTGCGCTGGATGTCTGGGGACATGTGGCCTCCGCTCTCCGCTGGGCGTCGTGAGTGCCCCGCGCACTCACCGCGCTACCTTACCGGCCGGTAGGAAAGTTCTACCGCTGTGTCGCCAACTCGATCGCCTCGTCGACCGACGCCGTGACCAGCAGCCGGTCCAGCGATCGCTGGGAGACGAATCCGGTTGTCGACAACTCTCGCAGCCAGTTGAGGAGCGGCGCGTAGAAATCGAAAGGATCGAGCAGAACCACCGGCTTGTCGTGCATGCCGAGGTAGCCGCCGGTCCAGGTCTCGAACAGCTCCTCGAGTGTTCCGATACCCCCTGGGAGCGTGATGAAACCGTCGGCCCGCTCATCCATGAGGCGCTTGCGCTCGCGCATGGTCTCGGTGATGACCAGTTCGTCCGACCCGAGGTCGGCGACCTCCCGTTCGATCAGCGACTTGGGGATGATGCCGATCGTGTTGCCGCCCTCCGCACGCGCCGCGGTGACCAGCGCGCCCATCATCGAGACGTTGCCGCCGCCGGACACGACGGTGTGGCCCGCACGCGCGAGGGCCGCCCCCACCTCGGAGGCGAGGTCGAGGAAGCGTTGCTCGACGGGACCGGACGCACAGTAGACACAGATGGCACTCACCGGGCAATCGTGCCATCGACACCCGGCGGGTTCGCGCCGGGCCGTGTCGGCGCCGCCGCCTCGATGGCCGCGACGACGTCGTCGGGATCGTCGACGACGGTCAGCAGGTCCAGGTCCTCGGGCGAGATCATCCCGCGCGCGGCCAGGACGTCGCGCATCCAGTCGAGCAGACCGCCCCAGAAATCGCTGCCCACCAGGACGATCGGGAAACGCACCACCTTCTTGGTCTGCACCAGGGTGAGGGCCTCGAACAGCTCGTCGAGCGTGCCCATGCCGCCGGGCAGGCAGACGAAGGCCTGCGCGTACTTCACGAACATGGTCTTGCGGACGAAGAAGTAGCGGAAGTTCATCCCGAGGTCGACCCACGGGTTGAGTCCCTGCTCGAAGGGCAGCTCGATGTTGAGGCCGATGGACTGGGCACCCGCCTCGTGCGCGCCCTGGTTGGCCGCCTGCATCGCGCCGGGCCCGCCGCCCGTGATCACCGCGTAGCCGGCCTCGCCGAGCGCACGACCCACACGGACGCCGAGTGCGTACTCCGGCGAGTCCGGGGCGAGGCGTGCCGAACCGAAGACCGTCACCGCCTCGGCGACCTCGCTCATCGCGTCGAAGCCGGCGACGAACTCCGACTGGATGCGCAGCACCCGCCACGAGTCGCGCATCGTGCGCTCGGCGCGACGATCCGCATCGCGCGGGTCGACCCATTCGAGAAGCCGCCGGTCCGTGGTCTTGCCGCGCTGCTCCGGGCGCATGCGGATGGGTCCGACGTAGCAGACGTCGTCAGCGGCGGGATCGGCGGCAGGTTCCGGATCGGTCGACATGCGGCTCACGCTAGCAGCGTGCGACGCCACTCCCGGCTGCCGTCGGCCGGCTCAGGACAGGTAGGCGCGCAGCAGTTCGGTGACGGTGCGGATCTGTTCGACCGGGACGCGTTCGTCCCGGCGGTGCGCGAGGTTCGGGTCGCCGGGGCCGAGGTTGACCGCGGGGATGCCGAGCGCGGAGAACCGCGAGACGTCGGTCCAGCCGTACTTGGCGCGGAACCGCCCCTGCGCGGCCTCGACCAGGGCGGCCGCCGCCGGGTGGGCCAGGCCGGGCAGCGCACCGGCAGCGGCGTCGGTGACCTCGAGGGTGACGGTGCCGTCGGCGAGATCGGCGGCGAAGACCTCACGGACGTGGTCGAGGGCCTGATCGACGGATCGGTCGGGGGCGAAGCGGAAGTTGACGTCGACGTGCGCGGCGTCGGGGATCACGTTGCCGGCGACGCCGCCGCCGAGTCCGACCGCCGAGAGTCCCTCGCGGTACTCGCAACCGTCGATGTCGACCCGGCGCGGCTCGTAAGCGGCCAGCGTCGTCAGGACTCCCCCGAGTTTGTGGATCGCGTTGTCACCCATCCACGATCGGGCCGAGTGCGACCGCGTACCCGACGTGGACACCCGAACCCGCAGGGTTCCTTGGCATCCCGCCTCGATGAGACCGGCGGTGGGTTCGCCGAGGATCGCGACGTCACCGGCGAGCCACTCGGGCAGCTCCCGCTCGATGTCGTTGAGGCCGTTGAACTCGGCCGCGATCTCCTCACAGTCGTAGAAGATCAGCGTCAGGTCGTGTGCGGGATCCTCGAGTGTCGCGGCGAGATGGAGGAACACCGCATCCCCGGACTTCATGTCGACGGTGCCGCACCCGTGCAGGACGTCGCCCTCCTCGGGATGCGTCTCCCGGCGCGACGGCAGGTTGCCGGCGACGGGCACGGTGTCGAGATGACCGGCGAGGATGACGCGCTGCGCCTTGCCCCGGTTGGTGCGGGCGAGTACCCGGTTGCCGTGCCGGAGGATCTCGAAGCCCGTCGTCTGCTCTCGCAGTGCCGCTTCCACCGCGTCGGCGATGGCCGACTCGTTGCGCGATTCGCTCTCGATGTCGACGAGGGCGGCGGTCAGTTCGACGGGTTCGGCGGCGAGGTCGAGTGCGGTGCTCACGGACCCAACGGTAGCGGGGTTTCGACAAGCTCAACCGGCATGGGTCAGGCGGGCGGTGCGGTCAGTTCCGCAGCACCGAAGGAAACGCTGAACTTCACGCACCACAGGAACACCGCGGGATAGGCATCGAGGTCGACGTCGGCGGGGATCTCGTAGACCTGGTTGCCCTTGTTGCCTTTGATCATCCCGAGGTCGACGTGCGGCGGGTCGGCGGCGGTCCGCCAGCCGCCGAACCCTTCGACCACCTCGGCCTGCGACAACCAGACGTGGACGTCGGGTCCGGTCGTCGTGTCGAGATTCTCGATCGCGAGAACCCTTGACCCGTCCGGCTTCTCGATGATCGACACGGTGCCGGAGGTCGAATGCTCATGGCTGATGAGCCGCCCCTCCGACAGGACGATGGGCGCGGCCTGCGGCGGTTGTCCGACCTGAGAGGTCGACGGCGTCACGGCGACGGGGATCTCGTCGTCGACCTCGGTGTCGACGAAGATCAGCCACGGCTGGAAGATCACCGCGGCGACCGCGACACCGAGAACGACCACGAACCCGACACCACCGAGCACCCAGGGCCAACGGCGGCGGCGCCGCGGGGCGGGCGGGGAAGGTCGGTCGTAGCCGGTCATGGCTGCGACGATACGAGCCGCGAGGACCCTCCGACCAGGTCTTTGAGCCATTCGGATGACGGGTGAGCACCGTGTGTCCCGATCTCGGGCCGGCGGGAGGCGCGGCGCCGATCACTAGGGCCGATCACCTAGACTCGGGTGTCGTGACAACTACTGGCGCACACGCAACTGGCATCGCAACCGTGATCGACGGGGGGTCGACTCCGGGAGTCGTGCTCGACGTCTGGTTCCCCGCACCCGAACTCGACGGCGTCGAGACCGCCGAGACCGTCGTCCTCGACGAGGAGTCGACGCCGGCGGAACTGCGCGACCTGGTGGGTGTCGACGAGGCCCGCGGGGTCAAGACCGTCGCGGTCCGGACCGGCATCGCCGATCTGACCGCCGCCCCGGTCGACGCCTACGACGTCTACCTCCGACTCCACCTGCTCTCCCACCGGCTCATCGAGCCGCACGGCGCCAACCTCGAGGGCATCTTCGGGATGCTCACCAACGTCGTCTGGACCAACCACGGTCCGTGCGCGATCGAGGACTTCGAGACGGTGCGCGCCAAGCTGCGCGCCCGCGGTCCGGTGACCGTCTACTCGATCGACAAGTTCCCGCGCATGGTCGACTACGTCGTCCCCGGCGGTGTCCGCATCGGTGACGCCGACCGCATCCGCCTCGGCGCGCACCTCGCCGCCGGCACCACCGTGATGCACGAGGGCTTCGTGAACTTCAACGCCGGCACCCTCGGGTCGTCGATGGTCGAGGGTCGCATCTCGGCGGGCGTGGTCGTCGGCGACGGTTCCGACATCGGCGGCGGCGCGTCGACGATGGGCACGCTCTCCGGTGGCGGCAAGGAGATCATCTCGCTCGGCAAGCGCTGCCTGCTCGGCGCGAATTCCGGCTGCGGCATCCCGCTCGGCGACGACTGCGTCATCGAGGCCGGCCTGTATGTCACCGCCGGCACCAAGGTGACCGGTCCGGACGGCACGCAGATCAAGGCGCGCGACCTGTCGGGTCAGTCGAACCTGCTGTTCCGTCGCAACAGCCTGACCGGCGCGGTCGAGGTCGTGCCGTGGAAGGGTGACGGCATCGCGCTCAACGAGGCGCTGCACAAGCACAACTGACGTCGCCGCAAACCCACCCTTTTTCGGCAAACCCAGCACCCTGACGGGTGGCGGGTTTGCCCAAAAAGGGTGGGTTTATGCGGTGAGTCGCGCGGCCGCCGCCGCGATGCGCTCGTCCGTGCCGGTGAGTGCCATGCGGACATGCTTCTCCCCTGCCGGACCGTAGAAATCGCCGGGGGCGCATAGGATTCCGCGTTCGGCGAGCCAGGCGACGGTGTCGCGGCACGGCTCGTCGCGGGTGAGCCACAGGTACAGGCCCGCCTCGGAGTGGTCGACACGGAAGCCGGCCGCCTCGACCGCGGCGAGCAGGGTGCGGCGTCGCGCTGCGTAACGCTCCCGCTGCTCGATGGCGTGGGCGTCGTCGCGCAGGGCAGCGGTCATGGCCGCCTGGATCGGGAACGGCAGCATGAGACCGGCGTGCTTGCGCACCGCGAGGAGTTCGGCGATGAGCTCCGGGTCGCCGGCGAAGAAGCCCGCACGGTACGACGCGAGGTTGGAGATCTTCGACAGCGAGTGGACGGCGATCAGGCCGGTGTGGTCACCGTCGCAGACCCGCGGGTCGAGGATGGAGAGCGGCTCGCCCTCCCAGCTCAGTCCGAGGTAGCACTCGTCGGACACCACGACGGTGCCGCGTTCGCGCGCCCACCCGACGACCTTGCGCAGATGGTCGACGCCGAGGATCTTGCCGGTCGGGTTCGACGGCGAGTTGATGAACATGAGTGCCGGGTTCGTCGGCCCCAGTGCGACGGTCGAGTCCGCGCGCACGGCGCGGGCACCGGCCAGCAGGGCACTCACCTCGTAGGTCGGGTAGGCGACCTCGGGGATCACCACATCGTCGCCCGGGCCCAGGCCGAAGGTCGACGCCAGACCGGCGATGGCCTCCTTGGTGCCGATGACCGGGAGGACGCCCGACTGGTCGAGATCGGTGACGCCGTGGCGGCGGATCAACGACTCGGCGGCGGCCTCGCGGAGCTCGGTGGTGCCGACGGTCGTCGGGTACCCCGGGAACCCGGAGGCGGCGGCCAGTGCTTCACGGATGAGCTCCGGCACCGGGTCCACCGGCGTGCCCACGGACAGATCGACGATCCCGTCGGGATGCGACTGCGCCGTGGCCTTCGCACCCGCGATGGTGTCCCACGGGAAGTCGGGAAGCCGACCGCTCACGCGCGTCGCCGACACGCGGAGCGGCGCTGCTGCGCGGGAGGTGGGTGTGCTCACTGCGGCCAGTCCTATCCGTCCGGGCGGTCTACGTCGAAGAAGTGGATCCTCAGTCTTCTTCGTTCATGGGCGGCAGGCCCTTGATGAAAGCCGGGTCGGCGTCGGTCTTGCCGACCTTGCTGGCTCCGCCGGGCGAGCCGAGGTCGTCGAAGAAGTCGGCGTTGGCGCTGACGTAGGGCTCCCACTCATCCGGGACATCGTCCTCGTAGAAGATCGCCTCGACCGGGCACACCGGCTCGCACGCACCACAGTCGACGCACTCATCCGGCTGGATGTAGAGCATGCGTCCACCCTCGTAGATGCAGTCGACGGGGCATTCCTCCACGCAAGCCTTGTCCAGGACGTCGACGCAAGGCTCCGCGATGATGTAGGTCACCACTCACTCCTTCGCTAGGGAAGATCGTTGTCGGGCCGACACGGTGAGAAGCTCGGCGACGAGCACCCCTCCGGCGTCGGCGCCGGCGCGATCCGAGGGCTGGTCGAATCGCACCCCAGAGTATCCGCCCCGGTGGTGCCCACGACGAAATCACCCCCGGCTCCAGGGCGAACAAAAGCCCCGGTTGTAACGAGGATCACATCACAGACGGGTCATACGGTCACATCGAATCCGAGGTCGACGTCGCAGGCCGCCTGCCCGCCCCGGACGCCCCAGCTCTCGGTGGGCAGATCCCGGACGATGACGGTCACGTGGTCGCGCGGAATCCCGAACTCGGCGATGCGACCAACCACCTCGGCGTACAACCGCCGTTTCGCGTCGACGCTGCGTCCGGCGAAGCAGTCCACCGTCACGACCGTGTACTTCTCCGGTTCGGCGAGGGTCGGTGGCACCGCGAACCGCCGCGGCTCGTGGACCACCAGGCGGACGTGCTTGTCCTCTTCCGGGATACGGAACGCGGTGACCAGCGCGGAGTGGACGGCCTCGATGAGACCTTCCTCCACGAGGTCGGGATGTTCGGTGCGTACTTCGATGACCGTGCTCGGCATTGCTCACGTATACCCGAGCGCCGGTCGTGGCGCCTCCGAATAGTTCGCGACTACCTGAGTCGGAGAAATCCGTTGTTCCGGAAGATCAGCGGCGACGCCGCCCGTTCATGTCCGACCGACAGGACCTCGAAGGTGACG harbors:
- a CDS encoding long-chain-acyl-CoA synthetase → MSPDIQRKDVQKDATTDDSSNGSPSKDAVKTVGVGDLLRGVVKMAPHATGMIKHAPGLIRRPPEAKKTIGSVFQKHASAHPDRPFVRFEGRTTTYGEANRRVNRYAAVLSEAGVGKGDVVALLSKNNTTDLLLMLATVKLGAIAGMLNYNQRGDVLEHSVKLLGAKVLVHDPDCAETFESIPESALPEHVYDFAEFDVAAEGKPDADPEITAQLPASTKAFYIFTSGTTGMPKASVMSHNRWLASFSGIGGLAVRLRHSDTLYVPLPLYHNNALSVSLSSVLASGACFAIGRSFSASKFWDDVILNRATAFCYIGELCRYLLAQPEKPTDRQHSVHTVVGNGMRPDIWDEFRERFGVDRVVEFYGASELNLAFVNAFTVDKTAGFCPLPYKIVEYDEEGNPKRNADGRLTQVGRGGTGLLLAQISDRVPVDGYTDEEETEKKIVRDAFKKGDAYFNSGDLVRDQGFAHIAFVDRLGDTFRWKGENVATTEVEGAVDSYDAVAQSVAYGVEVPGTDGRAGMVAIKLRDGADLEPKRLAEHLYKALPSYAVPLFVRIVDDFEQTSTFKNRKVELRKEGYADAEADKVYVLVGKEKGYVEYYEDYPDDVAAAKVPKG
- a CDS encoding TIGR00730 family Rossman fold protein encodes the protein MSAICVYCASGPVEQRFLDLASEVGAALARAGHTVVSGGGNVSMMGALVTAARAEGGNTIGIIPKSLIEREVADLGSDELVITETMRERKRLMDERADGFITLPGGIGTLEELFETWTGGYLGMHDKPVVLLDPFDFYAPLLNWLRELSTTGFVSQRSLDRLLVTASVDEAIELATQR
- a CDS encoding TIGR00730 family Rossman fold protein; the encoded protein is MSTDPEPAADPAADDVCYVGPIRMRPEQRGKTTDRRLLEWVDPRDADRRAERTMRDSWRVLRIQSEFVAGFDAMSEVAEAVTVFGSARLAPDSPEYALGVRVGRALGEAGYAVITGGGPGAMQAANQGAHEAGAQSIGLNIELPFEQGLNPWVDLGMNFRYFFVRKTMFVKYAQAFVCLPGGMGTLDELFEALTLVQTKKVVRFPIVLVGSDFWGGLLDWMRDVLAARGMISPEDLDLLTVVDDPDDVVAAIEAAAPTRPGANPPGVDGTIAR
- the dapE gene encoding succinyl-diaminopimelate desuccinylase, with the translated sequence MSTALDLAAEPVELTAALVDIESESRNESAIADAVEAALREQTTGFEILRHGNRVLARTNRGKAQRVILAGHLDTVPVAGNLPSRRETHPEEGDVLHGCGTVDMKSGDAVFLHLAATLEDPAHDLTLIFYDCEEIAAEFNGLNDIERELPEWLAGDVAILGEPTAGLIEAGCQGTLRVRVSTSGTRSHSARSWMGDNAIHKLGGVLTTLAAYEPRRVDIDGCEYREGLSAVGLGGGVAGNVIPDAAHVDVNFRFAPDRSVDQALDHVREVFAADLADGTVTLEVTDAAAGALPGLAHPAAAALVEAAQGRFRAKYGWTDVSRFSALGIPAVNLGPGDPNLAHRRDERVPVEQIRTVTELLRAYLS
- a CDS encoding DM13 domain-containing protein encodes the protein MLGGVGFVVVLGVAVAAVIFQPWLIFVDTEVDDEIPVAVTPSTSQVGQPPQAAPIVLSEGRLISHEHSTSGTVSIIEKPDGSRVLAIENLDTTTGPDVHVWLSQAEVVEGFGGWRTAADPPHVDLGMIKGNKGNQVYEIPADVDLDAYPAVFLWCVKFSVSFGAAELTAPPA
- the dapD gene encoding 2,3,4,5-tetrahydropyridine-2,6-dicarboxylate N-succinyltransferase; translated protein: MTTTGAHATGIATVIDGGSTPGVVLDVWFPAPELDGVETAETVVLDEESTPAELRDLVGVDEARGVKTVAVRTGIADLTAAPVDAYDVYLRLHLLSHRLIEPHGANLEGIFGMLTNVVWTNHGPCAIEDFETVRAKLRARGPVTVYSIDKFPRMVDYVVPGGVRIGDADRIRLGAHLAAGTTVMHEGFVNFNAGTLGSSMVEGRISAGVVVGDGSDIGGGASTMGTLSGGGKEIISLGKRCLLGANSGCGIPLGDDCVIEAGLYVTAGTKVTGPDGTQIKARDLSGQSNLLFRRNSLTGAVEVVPWKGDGIALNEALHKHN
- the dapC gene encoding succinyldiaminopimelate transaminase produces the protein MSTPTSRAAAPLRVSATRVSGRLPDFPWDTIAGAKATAQSHPDGIVDLSVGTPVDPVPELIREALAAASGFPGYPTTVGTTELREAAAESLIRRHGVTDLDQSGVLPVIGTKEAIAGLASTFGLGPGDDVVIPEVAYPTYEVSALLAGARAVRADSTVALGPTNPALMFINSPSNPTGKILGVDHLRKVVGWARERGTVVVSDECYLGLSWEGEPLSILDPRVCDGDHTGLIAVHSLSKISNLASYRAGFFAGDPELIAELLAVRKHAGLMLPFPIQAAMTAALRDDAHAIEQRERYAARRRTLLAAVEAAGFRVDHSEAGLYLWLTRDEPCRDTVAWLAERGILCAPGDFYGPAGEKHVRMALTGTDERIAAAAARLTA
- the fdxA gene encoding ferredoxin, whose amino-acid sequence is MVTYIIAEPCVDVLDKACVEECPVDCIYEGGRMLYIQPDECVDCGACEPVCPVEAIFYEDDVPDEWEPYVSANADFFDDLGSPGGASKVGKTDADPAFIKGLPPMNEED
- a CDS encoding tautomerase family protein, with the protein product MPSTVIEVRTEHPDLVEEGLIEAVHSALVTAFRIPEEDKHVRLVVHEPRRFAVPPTLAEPEKYTVVTVDCFAGRSVDAKRRLYAEVVGRIAEFGIPRDHVTVIVRDLPTESWGVRGGQAACDVDLGFDVTV